The genome window TCATGGCCGCGGTGGATCCGCCCACGGTCACGGTGGCTGTCACCGGACCCGCGGCCATCGTGGACGGACTGGATCCGGCGGACGTGCGCGTGACGGTCGACATCCCCATTTCCTTCGAATCGACGGGATCCTATCCCGTGCGCGCCCAGTTGCCCGACGCCGTGGCCGGCACGGTGACGATCGACCTCGTTCCGGAGCGGGTGAGCGCGGGCATCGCCTCCGACCCGCCCGACCGATAGGCATTCCGGCCGCGCCGGGCGCCGCCCCGCGCCCCGATGCGCCCGCCGCCGGCTTCCGGGACGGGCCGGTGCTCGGAATCGAGACCTCGTGCGACGAGACCTCGGCCGCCGTCGTGGATGAGAACGGGATCCGGGGTCTCGCGATCGCCTCGCAGGACGCGCACGCCGCGTTCGGGGGCGTCGTGCCGGAGATCGCCGCCCGCGAGCACATCCGCTCGCTCGACGTGATGGTGCGGCACGCCATGCGCGAGGCGGAGGTCGACCACGCGGACATTGCCGGGGTCGGCGTGACGGCGGGCCCTGGGCTCGTCGGCGCCCTGCTCGCCGGCGTGAACTGGGCCAAGGCCTATGCCTTCGCGCGCGGGCTTCCTCTCCTCGGCGTCCACCACATGGAGGGACACCTGTTCGGCACCGCGCTCGAGCACGAAGACGCGCATCCGCCCTTCATCGGCCTCCTCGTGTCCGGCGGACACACGCTCCTGCTCGAGGCGCGCGCGTGGGGGCGCTACCGCCTTCTGGGCCAGACGCGGGACGACGCCGCGGGCGAAGCGTTCGACAAGGTCGCGCGCCGGCTCGGGTTGCCGTATCCGGGCGGGCCCGAGATCCAGCGCGCGGCGGAGAGGAGCGCGGCGGCGGGGGGCGCGGCGGGACGCTTCCCGCTCCCGCGCCCGATGCTGAGCCGGCGCGACCGGCCCGGCGATCCCGCGTACTACGACATGTCCTTTTCCGGCCTGAAGACCGCCGTGGCGCGGATCGCCGAACAACTGGAGGCGGAGGATGCCCTCGCCGGCGCCGTCGACGATCTCGCGGCGGACTTTCAGGAGGCCGTCGTCGACGTTCTCGCCGAGAAGACGCGACGCGCGGTGGAACAGACGGGCTGCCGGCGGGTCGTGCTGGGTGGGGGAGTGGCGCGGAACTCCCGTCTTCGTGAAGGTTTAGCCGAGCGTCTGGGCTCGTCCGGGGAGTTGTACGCCCCTTCCCCCCGCCTCGCGACGGACAACGCGGCGATGATCGCCGCGGCCGCGCGGTTTCGCCTGGCGAGAGGGGAACGCAGCCCGTGGTCGCTCAACGCCGAAGCGGCGCTCGCCTTCCCCGGTCTCGTGTAACGGCCGGCGCTGAAGCCGGGACCGCCAACGAGCAGCACAGCAGCCAACGAGGAGCGTGCGAGACGTGTATCCCGAACTCTTCACACTGACGCTGCCGGTTCTCGGCGAGTTCACGATCACCACCTTCGGCGTCATGATGGCGCTCGCCTTTCTGTGCGGGTACCTGGTCCTGCGCGCGGAAACGGCGCGTCTCGGCGCCGGGCGCGACCTCGCGGCGGACATGCTCATGGCGGCGCTGATCGGCGGCATCGTCGGCGCGAAGATCTACTATGTGCTCCTCTACTGGGACCGAACGGTGCTCGATCCGCTGGGGATGATCTTCTCGCGCAGCGGGCTCGTCTGGTACGGCGGGTTCATCGGCGGGTTCATCGGGGTCATGTGGGTGCTGTACCGGCGTCCCGTCACCCCCGGGCTCGGGGTGGACGCGATCGCGCCCGCGCTCCCGCTCGCCTACGGGATCGGCCGCATCGGCTGTTTCCTCGTCGGCGACGACTACGGAGGCCCGACAGAGTCGTGGGTCGGCATCGCCTTCCCCAACGGCCTTCCGC of Candidatus Palauibacter soopunensis contains these proteins:
- the tsaD gene encoding tRNA (adenosine(37)-N6)-threonylcarbamoyltransferase complex transferase subunit TsaD, with product MLGIETSCDETSAAVVDENGIRGLAIASQDAHAAFGGVVPEIAAREHIRSLDVMVRHAMREAEVDHADIAGVGVTAGPGLVGALLAGVNWAKAYAFARGLPLLGVHHMEGHLFGTALEHEDAHPPFIGLLVSGGHTLLLEARAWGRYRLLGQTRDDAAGEAFDKVARRLGLPYPGGPEIQRAAERSAAAGGAAGRFPLPRPMLSRRDRPGDPAYYDMSFSGLKTAVARIAEQLEAEDALAGAVDDLAADFQEAVVDVLAEKTRRAVEQTGCRRVVLGGGVARNSRLREGLAERLGSSGELYAPSPRLATDNAAMIAAAARFRLARGERSPWSLNAEAALAFPGLV
- a CDS encoding prolipoprotein diacylglyceryl transferase family protein; amino-acid sequence: MYPELFTLTLPVLGEFTITTFGVMMALAFLCGYLVLRAETARLGAGRDLAADMLMAALIGGIVGAKIYYVLLYWDRTVLDPLGMIFSRSGLVWYGGFIGGFIGVMWVLYRRPVTPGLGVDAIAPALPLAYGIGRIGCFLVGDDYGGPTESWVGIAFPNGLPPTTAGNLRGFGAEVDPAIPDTEVLSVHPTQLYETGLSFIIFFLLWRLRRHPHVQGWLFGLWLAMAGAERFIIEVFRAKDDRFFGGFTLAQVISVLLVAGGIALALRLRRRAAEAAV